From a single Aricia agestis chromosome 17, ilAriAges1.1, whole genome shotgun sequence genomic region:
- the LOC121735210 gene encoding protein spaetzle 4 isoform X2, with the protein MSYCTTPGTSYPWHTIRRFVRENQGLMRRMYGEERHIAVLKAELENFIEDDEEKVKDFDEDIIQTKIMYTKKSHGRAIKDKPHFRPIQSDKQKKVDNETLTVKPLEKSNNKSDTKNKTSNTDANNTENEITYKSKLESIANIEINNLEPDVITLEAVIKQSIETNSLFPKYSGNLKSDVEDENKNDRNSTTPPTVANSTDTVDEYEDITTELDKEELKSSDVSTLPPTLLFTEHEKDKAKVDRIDTKETEKKEESHSKPVQQETMRPAVIKLRGANACESKEEMAAPFWANSTRGEVLALLNMYPFEQYIHLETCVHQHKQMYCREGCRCEQQYRLHRLLAYDPRNECRGIFADWFKFPACCVCKCYDVPLEFRARSPRILRPQYDEEVRRLIYEDVAKDWYSMSYDEEDDDDLY; encoded by the exons ATGAGCTACTGCACGACCCCCGGCACCAGCTACCCCTGGCACACGATACGCCGCTTCGTCAGGGAGAACCAG GGACTTATGAGGAGGATGTACGGTGAAGAGCGACACATCGCCGTCTTGAAAGCGGAACTCGAGAACTTCATAGAGGATGACGAGGAAAAAGTAAAAGACTTCGATGAAGACATCATACAAACCAAAATCATGTACACAAAGAAAAGCCACGGACGTGCCATAAAGGATAAACCACATTTCAGGCCGATACAGAGTGATAAACAGAAGAAAGTAGACAACGAAACACTCACAGTTAAACCACTAGAAAAATCTAACAATAAATCTGATACAAAGAACAAAACAAGCAATACAGATGCAAACAATACTGAAAATGAGATTACTTACAAGAGTAAACTAGAAAGTATAGctaatatagaaataaataatctaGAACCTGATGTTATAACTCTAGAAGCGGTCATCAAGCAGAGCATTGAAACAAATAGCTTGTTTCCGAAATACTCTGGCAATTTGAAAAGTGATGTTGAAGATGAAAATAAAAACGATAGAAATTCAACAACACCTCCAACTGTAGCCAACAGCACAGATACTGTTGATGAATATGAAGATATTACCACAGAGTTGGACAAGGAAGAATTGAAGAGTAGTGATGTATCTACTCTCCCACCGACGTTACTTTTTACTGAACACGAGAAAGACAAGGCCAAAGTGGACAGGATTGATACTAAAGAGACTGAGAAGAAAGAAGAAAGCCATTCAAAGCCGGTCCAGCAGGAGACAATGCGACCGGCTGTTATAAAATTACGAGGAGC CAACGCGTGCGAGTCAAAGGAAGAGATGGCGGCGCCGTTCTGGGCAAACAGCACCCGGGGCGAAGTACTGGCGCTCCTGAACATGTACCCGTTCGAGCAGTACATACACCTAGAGACCTGCGTGCACCAGCACAAGCAGATGTACTGCCGGGAGGGGTGCAG ATGCGAGCAGCAATACCGTCTGCACCGCCTGCTCGCGTACGACCCCCGCAACGAGTGCCGCGGCATCTTCGCCGACTGGTTCAAGTTCCCCGCGTGCTGCGTATGCAAGTGTTACGACGTGCCGCTCGAGTTCCGCGCCCGCTCCCCGCGCATCCTCCGGCCGCAGTACGACGAAGAGGTTAGAAGGCTAATATACGAGGACGTCGCCAAGGACTGGTATTCTATGTCATATGATGAggaagatgatgatgatttgtACTAA
- the LOC121735210 gene encoding uncharacterized protein LOC121735210 isoform X3, whose translation MRRMYGEERHIAVLKAELENFIEDDEEKVKDFDEDIIQTKIMYTKKSHGRAIKDKPHFRPIQSDKQKKVDNETLTVKPLEKSNNKSDTKNKTSNTDANNTENEITYKSKLESIANIEINNLEPDVITLEAVIKQSIETNSLFPKYSGNLKSDVEDENKNDRNSTTPPTVANSTDTVDEYEDITTELDKEELKSSDVSTLPPTLLFTEHEKDKAKVDRIDTKETEKKEESHSKPVQQETMRPAVIKLRGANACESKEEMAAPFWANSTRGEVLALLNMYPFEQYIHLETCVHQHKQMYCREGCRCEQQYRLHRLLAYDPRNECRGIFADWFKFPACCVCKCYDVPLEFRARSPRILRPQYDEEVRRLIYEDVAKDWYSMSYDEEDDDDLY comes from the exons ATGAGGAGGATGTACGGTGAAGAGCGACACATCGCCGTCTTGAAAGCGGAACTCGAGAACTTCATAGAGGATGACGAGGAAAAAGTAAAAGACTTCGATGAAGACATCATACAAACCAAAATCATGTACACAAAGAAAAGCCACGGACGTGCCATAAAGGATAAACCACATTTCAGGCCGATACAGAGTGATAAACAGAAGAAAGTAGACAACGAAACACTCACAGTTAAACCACTAGAAAAATCTAACAATAAATCTGATACAAAGAACAAAACAAGCAATACAGATGCAAACAATACTGAAAATGAGATTACTTACAAGAGTAAACTAGAAAGTATAGctaatatagaaataaataatctaGAACCTGATGTTATAACTCTAGAAGCGGTCATCAAGCAGAGCATTGAAACAAATAGCTTGTTTCCGAAATACTCTGGCAATTTGAAAAGTGATGTTGAAGATGAAAATAAAAACGATAGAAATTCAACAACACCTCCAACTGTAGCCAACAGCACAGATACTGTTGATGAATATGAAGATATTACCACAGAGTTGGACAAGGAAGAATTGAAGAGTAGTGATGTATCTACTCTCCCACCGACGTTACTTTTTACTGAACACGAGAAAGACAAGGCCAAAGTGGACAGGATTGATACTAAAGAGACTGAGAAGAAAGAAGAAAGCCATTCAAAGCCGGTCCAGCAGGAGACAATGCGACCGGCTGTTATAAAATTACGAGGAGC CAACGCGTGCGAGTCAAAGGAAGAGATGGCGGCGCCGTTCTGGGCAAACAGCACCCGGGGCGAAGTACTGGCGCTCCTGAACATGTACCCGTTCGAGCAGTACATACACCTAGAGACCTGCGTGCACCAGCACAAGCAGATGTACTGCCGGGAGGGGTGCAG ATGCGAGCAGCAATACCGTCTGCACCGCCTGCTCGCGTACGACCCCCGCAACGAGTGCCGCGGCATCTTCGCCGACTGGTTCAAGTTCCCCGCGTGCTGCGTATGCAAGTGTTACGACGTGCCGCTCGAGTTCCGCGCCCGCTCCCCGCGCATCCTCCGGCCGCAGTACGACGAAGAGGTTAGAAGGCTAATATACGAGGACGTCGCCAAGGACTGGTATTCTATGTCATATGATGAggaagatgatgatgatttgtACTAA
- the LOC121735209 gene encoding serine/threonine-protein kinase VRK1 — protein MSAKAKKAAPKKKPKGYKMPVPIPAGEVINDTIGKRKWRIGPSIGVGGFGEIYSACDHESSPKKTSNYPFVIKIEPHENGPLFVEKHFYIRNANKEEIAKFMKAKKLTTFGMPLYYGSGAHDFKGEKYRFLVLERYGKDLWTIFKDSGRSFPPTTVFQIGVQMLDVLEYIHSKGYVHADLKGANILLGLKKETKDQAYLVDFGLATRVNDKEFKPDPKCAHNGTIEYTSRDAHNGVPTMRGDLEILGYNMLQWLIGELPWEKSLKTPKTVQSMKEAFMKNVRSEIKQKYSSVPESLIKFFEYINSLQPKDAVDHQNCRQLFESYLKSQGVKNNKLDFSPKKKLSKGDTATEDSADETDEAEKKVPRKRAVNGVKTKRTRKAVVYDNCENEEPSDNEVKDTKKRKSLEPSVVVKVKRTKMAPKATPPAKKNHTNIATQTSVEKKRSPRQVSFDSPICEIIGEKKTEKNKSNGSINSSKDIFEDSISPEKKTKPRRKLLSEQEVTVKRVTKKKLTTVKKGKSWKDTPAIANGRSPPK, from the exons ATGAGTGCTAAAGCGAAAAAAGCCGCGCCGAAGAAGAAACCAAAAGGGTATAAAATGCCAGTTCCTATTCCTGCtggagaagttataaatgataCAATAGGCAAGAGGAAGTGGAGAATAGGCCCATCGATAGGTGTCGGTGGTTTCGGTGAAATATACTCGGCATGTGACCACGAGAGTTCACCGAAAAAAACGTCCAACTATCCGTTTGTCATAAAGATT GAGCCACATGAAAATGGTCCATTGTTTGTTGAGAAACATTTTTATATCAGAAATGCAAATAAAGAAGAAA TTGCCAAGTTTATGAAAGCTAAAAAACTGACTACGTTTGGAATGCCACTCTACTATGGGAGTGGAGCACATGACTTTAAAGGGGAAAAGTACAGATTCTTGGTATTGGAGAGGTATGGCAAAGATCTGTGGACTATTTTTAAGGACAGCGGACGCTCCTTTCCACCTACAACTGTCTTCCAAATTGGTGTACAGATG CTAGATGTGTTGGAGTACATTCATAGTAAGGGTTATGTGCATGCTGATCTTAAAGGAGCAAATATCCTATTGGGCCTCAAAAAAGAGACAAAAGACCAAGCTTACTTAGTGGACTTTGGTTTAGCGACCAGAGTCAACGATAAAGAGTTCAAACCCGACCCCAAATGTGCTCATAATGGCACCATCGAGTATACAAGCAGAGATGCACATAATGGCG TGCCAACAATGAGAGGTGATCTAGAGATCTTGGGCTACAATATGCTGCAGTGGTTAATAGGAGAGTTACCATGGGAGAAGTCACTCAAAACACCAAAAACTGTACAAAGTATGAAGGAGGCTTTCATGAAGAATGTGCGGAGTGAGATCAAACAGAAATATTCTAGTGTACCTG AATCCTTAATAAAGTTCTTTGAATACATAAACTCACTGCAACCAAAGGATGCGGTTGACCATCAGAATTGTCGACAGTTATTTGAAAGCTACCTCAAATCCCAAGGAGTTAAAAATAACAAGCTAGATTTCTCACCAAAGAAGAAACTTAGTAAAGGGGACACAGCTACTGAAGATTCTGCGGATGAGACTGATGAAGCGGAAAAAAAGGTCCCAAGAAAGAGAGCAGTTAATGGTGTTAAAACAAAGCGGACTCGTAAAGCTGTGGTGTATGATAACTGTGAGAATGAGGAGCCGAGTGATAATGAAGTCAAAGATACCAAAAAGAGAAAATCATTAGAACCATCCGTAGTCGTAAAAGTTAAGAGAACCAAAATGGCGCCCAAAGCGACCCCGCCGGCTAAGAAGAACCACACGAATATTGCAACACAGACCTCAGTGGAGAAAAAGAGAAGCCCCAGACAGGTTTCTTTTGATAGTCCCATCTGTGAAATTATCGGAGAGAAGAAGACAGAGAAAAACAAAAGTAACGGCTCAATAAACTCCAGCAAAGATATCTTTGAGGACTCCATTTCTCCAGAGAAGAAAACGAAACCGAGAAGAAAGTTGCTGTCTGAACAGGAGGTGACTGTAAAGAGGGTTACAAAGAAGAAGCTCACGACTGTCAAAAAAGGCAAGTCATGGAAAGATACGCCAGCGATCGCAAATGGACGGTCGCCACCCAAATAA
- the LOC121735210 gene encoding protein spaetzle 4 isoform X1 produces the protein MRPALCLLFVATWSASAAYDYASACARPHRGRRARADAPCDLTKQSYCTTPGTSYPWHAIRRFVRENQGLMRRMYGEERHIAVLKAELENFIEDDEEKVKDFDEDIIQTKIMYTKKSHGRAIKDKPHFRPIQSDKQKKVDNETLTVKPLEKSNNKSDTKNKTSNTDANNTENEITYKSKLESIANIEINNLEPDVITLEAVIKQSIETNSLFPKYSGNLKSDVEDENKNDRNSTTPPTVANSTDTVDEYEDITTELDKEELKSSDVSTLPPTLLFTEHEKDKAKVDRIDTKETEKKEESHSKPVQQETMRPAVIKLRGANACESKEEMAAPFWANSTRGEVLALLNMYPFEQYIHLETCVHQHKQMYCREGCRCEQQYRLHRLLAYDPRNECRGIFADWFKFPACCVCKCYDVPLEFRARSPRILRPQYDEEVRRLIYEDVAKDWYSMSYDEEDDDDLY, from the exons ATGCGGCCCGCGCTCTGCCTACTGTTTGTG GCAACATGGTCAGCAAGCGCGGCGTACGACTACGCGTCGGCGTGCGCGCGCCCGCACCGTGGCCGCCGGGCGAGGGCCGACGCCCCCTGCGACCTCACCAAGCAGAGCTACTGCACCACCCCCGGCACCAGCTACCCCTGGCACGCGATACGCCGCTTCGTCAGGGAGAACCAG GGACTTATGAGGAGGATGTACGGTGAAGAGCGACACATCGCCGTCTTGAAAGCGGAACTCGAGAACTTCATAGAGGATGACGAGGAAAAAGTAAAAGACTTCGATGAAGACATCATACAAACCAAAATCATGTACACAAAGAAAAGCCACGGACGTGCCATAAAGGATAAACCACATTTCAGGCCGATACAGAGTGATAAACAGAAGAAAGTAGACAACGAAACACTCACAGTTAAACCACTAGAAAAATCTAACAATAAATCTGATACAAAGAACAAAACAAGCAATACAGATGCAAACAATACTGAAAATGAGATTACTTACAAGAGTAAACTAGAAAGTATAGctaatatagaaataaataatctaGAACCTGATGTTATAACTCTAGAAGCGGTCATCAAGCAGAGCATTGAAACAAATAGCTTGTTTCCGAAATACTCTGGCAATTTGAAAAGTGATGTTGAAGATGAAAATAAAAACGATAGAAATTCAACAACACCTCCAACTGTAGCCAACAGCACAGATACTGTTGATGAATATGAAGATATTACCACAGAGTTGGACAAGGAAGAATTGAAGAGTAGTGATGTATCTACTCTCCCACCGACGTTACTTTTTACTGAACACGAGAAAGACAAGGCCAAAGTGGACAGGATTGATACTAAAGAGACTGAGAAGAAAGAAGAAAGCCATTCAAAGCCGGTCCAGCAGGAGACAATGCGACCGGCTGTTATAAAATTACGAGGAGC CAACGCGTGCGAGTCAAAGGAAGAGATGGCGGCGCCGTTCTGGGCAAACAGCACCCGGGGCGAAGTACTGGCGCTCCTGAACATGTACCCGTTCGAGCAGTACATACACCTAGAGACCTGCGTGCACCAGCACAAGCAGATGTACTGCCGGGAGGGGTGCAG ATGCGAGCAGCAATACCGTCTGCACCGCCTGCTCGCGTACGACCCCCGCAACGAGTGCCGCGGCATCTTCGCCGACTGGTTCAAGTTCCCCGCGTGCTGCGTATGCAAGTGTTACGACGTGCCGCTCGAGTTCCGCGCCCGCTCCCCGCGCATCCTCCGGCCGCAGTACGACGAAGAGGTTAGAAGGCTAATATACGAGGACGTCGCCAAGGACTGGTATTCTATGTCATATGATGAggaagatgatgatgatttgtACTAA